The sequence AGCATTTGTAGCGCTGAGAACACCTCCGCTACCAGGTAAGCTACTAAATATAGCTTAGGCATGATGATAATTAGGAAGTATTTTGCTAAACTGTTTTATATCACTGAGCTTAACAGCAAAGTGGCACTATCATTAGATGCCCGGTATGGACAAGCCCAAGGTAAAAATGGTTTTGGTTATTATGATTGGCTATCTTTTAACAATGCCCAAATGTTCACCTATGTGCGTTATGAAGACTATCAAAGTCGTTATGTTAATTTAACTGGTGCTTTAAATACCCGACATGGCAAGCTTTATTTGGGCTATAACAAAACCTATGATGCTGATTGGGCGGGTGGTTATTTCTATGATGATGAAGGTACCTTTAACTCAACTCTGGCATTGCACAAAAACTTTAATCATAAAAATGAAGGAGCCTGGGTACTGGGGTTTGACTATGACTTTGAGGGGGTAGCTTTACCTGGCTTAACCTTAAGTATGCACTATGCTCGTGGTTCTCGCCCTGATGAAATGTTATTGATTGAAAATGATGAGAAAAATGTTGCAACCGAGTTAGGAGGCTATCTGGCATATACTATCCAGACAGGGTTGTTCGAAGGGTTTGGTTTTGGCTGGTATTTTGCCAATCATAAGGGCTTTGAAAACAGTGAGCGGGTCAATCGATTTTTAGTCACCTATGATTTAGTTGCATTTTAATCATAGTGACTAATTTGATTCGCGAAACAGGGGAGGGATATACTACAGTTTACGATAAAGCTGCTATTTAGAGATGTAGGATAGCTTTTGATGAAACGACGCCTGAGTAGCTCCTTAGAAGCCGGTATAAATTTCTTTATTAACCATACTTTAATGGTTTTAATTATTGCTTTTACTCTAGCGACAATTATTATTTTGTGGCATCTAGAACGACTGGCAAATAAACAAATCCAGTCTACTGCTTTGGATAATGCCCAGTCTTATTCCCAAGCCCTTGCGGAGTTTCGTACTTTATATACTTCAGAAGTAGTGATAACAGCCAAGTCTCATGGCATTGAAGTCAGTCATGACTATAAAACAAAAAAGGGGGCTATCCCACTTCCTGCAACCTTAAGTATGCTATTAGGTAACCGCCTGGGTGGAAAGCAAAGTGGTGTAAAAAGTCGGCTTTATAGTAAATATCCTTTTCCCTGGCGTGAAATAACGGGAGGGTTAAATGACAATTTTGCCAATACGGCTTGGGCGCTTCTAGAGAAAAATCCCAATCAACCCTATTACCGTTTTGAAGATGTTGACGGTCGAGCATCTTTACGTTATGCCACAGCAGATGTAATGCGCTCAGGTTGTATTAGTTGCCATAATACCCATCCTGATAGCCCCAAACATAATTGGCAGGTAGGAGAAGTCAGAGGGGTTTTAGAAGTGACTATTCCAATAGAAACCCATATGTTACTTACCAATAGCATGCTCAGGCAGTCATTTATTCTTATCAGTAGTATTTTAATTCTTTGCCTTATTTGTATAACGTTAGCGCTGCGTAAATTAAGGCTACGGAATCTTGAGGCTAATAGCTATGCGGCTGCAATTGCAGAAACCAATAAAAAGCTTGAGGCAGAAATTATAACGCGTAAGCAAGCTGAAACAGAGTTACGACGC comes from Spartinivicinus poritis and encodes:
- a CDS encoding diguanylate cyclase, which gives rise to MKRRLSSSLEAGINFFINHTLMVLIIAFTLATIIILWHLERLANKQIQSTALDNAQSYSQALAEFRTLYTSEVVITAKSHGIEVSHDYKTKKGAIPLPATLSMLLGNRLGGKQSGVKSRLYSKYPFPWREITGGLNDNFANTAWALLEKNPNQPYYRFEDVDGRASLRYATADVMRSGCISCHNTHPDSPKHNWQVGEVRGVLEVTIPIETHMLLTNSMLRQSFILISSILILCLICITLALRKLRLRNLEANSYAAAIAETNKKLEAEIITRKQAETELRRLSLIDPLTELSNRRYFDEVFKQEWKRAIRHQQNLAVIMIDIDYFKRYNDHYGHQAGDQCIRLVAKALNALTVRETDAIARYGGEEFVVILPGTDKAGALKVAEAMREGVENLHIQHEFASTGDRVTISAGVASALPLVSMSHVDLLREADQALYQAKQAGRNCVKARNGSVVMLGTGKSKPTR
- a CDS encoding OprD family outer membrane porin yields the protein MMIIRKYFAKLFYITELNSKVALSLDARYGQAQGKNGFGYYDWLSFNNAQMFTYVRYEDYQSRYVNLTGALNTRHGKLYLGYNKTYDADWAGGYFYDDEGTFNSTLALHKNFNHKNEGAWVLGFDYDFEGVALPGLTLSMHYARGSRPDEMLLIENDEKNVATELGGYLAYTIQTGLFEGFGFGWYFANHKGFENSERVNRFLVTYDLVAF